In Anthonomus grandis grandis chromosome 5, icAntGran1.3, whole genome shotgun sequence, the following are encoded in one genomic region:
- the LOC126736836 gene encoding mesoderm induction early response protein 1-like, which produces MEIYRTSIAINSRSGYIKAKSSVSHLTNSGFSGELGLEEFGDSSSSSDMSSQNYSKLFFENENLDHDLPRKYEDKYPDASRLLRSKVIEEEEDRYHLKHSDEAAPMIMKTIMVGGDYQAVIPEGLSNYGDALPYENDDKLLWDPEPLDSEAIDDYLKQANSLCKGSLPNGKHVRDNEPALHLLQQCGHNVEEALRRLQINKHLYEDDNMQIWSEEECRNFEAGIRLFGKNFWMTQQNKVRTRSVGELVQFYYLWKKSERHDMFANKIRLEKKKYVLHPGVTDFMDRFLEDSSDFRDRSSSPNVVNM; this is translated from the coding sequence ATGGAAATATACCGAACTTCAATTGCTATTAATTCAAGAAGTGGATATATAAAAGCAAAATCATCTGTAAGTCACCTTACAAATTCCGGTTTTAGTGGGGAGCTTGGTTTGGAAGAGTTTGGAGATTCAAGTTCTAGTTCAGACATGTCAAgtcaaaattattcaaaactgttctttgaaaatgaaaacctGGACCATGATTTGCCCAGGAAATATGAGGACAAATATCCTGATGCATCAAGGCTGCTCAGGTCCAAAGTTATTGAAGAGGAGGAGGACAGATATCATCTAAAACATTCTGATGAAGCTGCTCCAATGATTATGAAGACTATCATGGTTGGAGGGGATTACCAAGCAGTTATTCCAGAAGGGTTGTCTAATTATGGAGATGCCTTACCTTATGAAAACGATGACAAATTGTTATGGGATCCAGAACCATTAGATTCAGAAGCCATTGATGACTATCTTAAGCAAGCTAACTCCCTGTGTAAGGGTTCTCTTCCAAATGGAAAGCATGTACGAGATAACGAACCAGCTCTTCACTTGCTCCAACAGTGTGGACACAATGTTGAAGAAGCTTTAAGGAGACTTCAAATTAACAAGCATCTGTATGAGGATGACAATATGCAAATTTGGTCAGAAGAAGAATGTAGAAACTTTGAAGCTGGCATAAGGCTTTTTGGCAAAAACTTTTGGATGAcacaacaaaataaagtaaGGACTCGATCAGTGGGAGAATTGGTGCAATTCTATTATCTATGGAAGAAAAGTGAGAGACATGATATGTTTGCTAATAAAATAAGattggaaaagaaaaaatatgtgtTGCACCCTGGTGTGACTGATTTTATGGACAGATTTTTGGAAGATTCAAGTGATTTCCGAGATAGGAGTTCATCTCCTAATGTTGTCAATATgtaa